The following proteins come from a genomic window of Crassostrea angulata isolate pt1a10 chromosome 1, ASM2561291v2, whole genome shotgun sequence:
- the LOC128189695 gene encoding sonic hedgehog protein-like: protein MRSQALLSALQAAVLAFLILTGPSLQCASPRGSGRRHRTGNRTPLVYKQHVPNVSENTLGASGLAEGRISKEDPRFKKLVTNDNPDIIFRDEEGDGTDRIMTQRCKDKLKILAISVMNTWQGVKLRVTEAWDDDGHHAKDSLHYEGRAVDITTSDKDRAKYGMLAKLAVEAGFDWVYFESRGHIHCSVKSDSSAAIKIGGCFPPLATVYAENKGTLNMADLRIGDKVLSLKADGKLGFSEVVSFLDRNDKRSGVYYSISTSDLRTITLTDNHLIYTSTTNSSSIESYVANYAQTVQVGQFVLVNDNNSEIRPSQVTRVTSQTVTGVYAPLTNDGTIVVNGVVTSCYGIINSERIAHLSCSPLRWMHTLSKYIPFISRDTEQNGIHWYAEFLYSVGRIFLSPDLLYIV from the exons ATGCGCTCACAGGCGCTTCTCTCCGCGCTTCAAGCAGCAGTGTTAGCGTTTCTCATACTGACTGGACCGTCGTTACAGTGCGCGTCACCCCGGGGGTCGGGGCGGAGGCACAGGACCGGCAATAGGACACCCCTAGTGTACAAACAACACGTGCCGAACGTCTCAGAGAACACCCTGGGAGCCAGCGGCCTAGCGGAGGGGCGAATCAGTAAGGAGGATCCCAGGTTCAAAAAACTAGTGACAAACGATAACCCAGACATCATATTCAGAGATGAAGAGGGGGATGGAACGGACAGAATCATGACACAG AGATGCAAGGACAAATTGAAGATCCTTGCCATATCCGTTATGAACACGTGGCAGGGGGTGAAGCTGAGAGTGACCGAGGCCTGGGATGATGACGGTCACCACGCCAAGGACTCGCTCCACTACGAGGGTCGGGCCGTAGACATCACCACCAGCGACAAGGACCGCGCCAAATACGGCATGCTGGCCAAGCTGGCGGTGGAGGCAGGATTCGACTGGGTGTACTTTGAGTCCAGGGGGCACATCCATTGTTCTGTTAAATCAG ACTCATCAGCTGCCATCAAAATCGGAGGTTGTTTCCCGCCATTGGCTACAGTGTACGCGGAGAACAAAGGAACGTTAAATATGGCGGATCTTCGAATTGGAGACAAGGTTCTCAGCTTGAAAGCCGACGGAAAACTTGGTTTTAGCGAGGTAGTCTCCTTCCTCGACAGAAATGATAAACGAAGCGGAGTTTACTATTCCATTTCAACAAGTGACCTACGAACCATAACTCTTACTGATAACCATCTCATATATACTTCTACTACGAATTCATCCTCAATCGAATCTTATGTTGCAAATTACGCACAAACAGTTCAAGTTGGTCAATTTGTTTTAGTTAACGACAATAACAGTGAAATCAGACCGTCACAAGTGactcgtgtgacgtcacaaacagtGACTGGTGTATATGCACCGCTGACAAATGATGGGACCATCGTCGTAAATGGAGTTGTGACTTCATGTTATGGCATCATTAACAGTGAACGCATTGCACATTTATCCTGTAGCCCGCTCCGATGGATGCACACTTTATCAAAATACATTCCTTTCATATCACGTGATACGGAACAAAATGGCATCCACTGGTATGCCGAATTCCTTTACTCAGTTGGAAGAATCTTCCTTAGTCCGGATTTGCTATACATTGTTTGA